In a genomic window of Spirosoma agri:
- a CDS encoding polysaccharide deacetylase family protein: protein MRRFILLTLLLLSPVLIYAQNVWNGKKCAVALTYDDALLVHLDNVVPVLDSLNLKGTFYLSGYFPGFANNIPRWRSVAANGHELANHTLFHPCAGDRPGREWVNPNNDLSEYTVKRMTDEINMTNILLKTLDGQTARTFAYPCGDTKIGDVDYYKTVEANFVAARGTTSEMKKITELNFADIGAYGINGQTGEQMIELVKKAQASNSLLVFLFHGVGGGHSLNVALAEHNKLVRYLKQNAADVWVAPFIEVAKYAKGYSSKPK, encoded by the coding sequence ATGCGACGCTTTATCTTGCTTACCCTGCTGCTACTTTCTCCCGTCCTGATTTATGCGCAGAACGTCTGGAACGGAAAGAAATGTGCCGTGGCGCTCACCTACGATGATGCCCTGCTGGTGCATCTCGACAACGTCGTTCCCGTTCTGGATTCGCTCAACCTGAAAGGCACCTTTTACTTATCCGGCTATTTTCCCGGCTTCGCCAATAATATTCCCCGCTGGCGATCGGTGGCCGCCAACGGGCATGAGTTAGCCAACCATACGCTGTTCCATCCCTGCGCGGGTGACCGTCCGGGCCGGGAGTGGGTGAACCCCAATAACGACCTGAGTGAGTACACCGTCAAGCGCATGACGGATGAGATCAACATGACCAATATTCTGCTCAAAACCTTGGACGGTCAAACCGCCCGCACCTTTGCTTATCCCTGTGGCGACACGAAAATTGGCGACGTTGATTATTACAAAACCGTCGAGGCTAATTTCGTAGCCGCCCGGGGCACAACGAGCGAAATGAAGAAAATTACCGAACTCAATTTCGCGGACATTGGGGCTTACGGCATCAACGGGCAAACGGGTGAGCAGATGATCGAACTGGTAAAAAAAGCGCAGGCCAGTAATTCACTGCTCGTTTTCCTGTTTCATGGTGTGGGTGGTGGTCACTCACTGAATGTCGCCCTGGCCGAACACAACAAACTGGTTCGTTATCTGAAACAGAACGCGGCTGATGTCTGGGTAGCACCCTTCATCGAAGTAGCCAAATACGCGAAAGGCTATTCATCGAAACCGAAATAG
- a CDS encoding glycoside hydrolase family 20 zincin-like fold domain-containing protein — protein sequence MRINSLFLFLLSVGASLTGVAQRVFIQQMEPSRQSVYAAEQLKKALVAKKYAVITNARSAEYTIRLAAVDTEIGAESYVLAPKPNQLTITGGDKRGLIYGSLSLAEDLQNGISLKAIAARSEKPHLPLRAIKFDLPWDTYRHSYALDLHYDTCRDTLYWKAFLDMMVANRFNALSLWNLHPYTFMIRPANFPAATPFDDRQLKEWQTLFHTLFKMAEERAIETYLVPFNIFTSSEFAKAYNVNPRLNNLEHLHFIDGDTSAIVKRYTRECVTQVLQEYPELTGFGLTLGEAMGGMSPQQREDWMKATIIDGMRQAGRKTKLIHRIPFSSTTGSLGVTSVETEKLTRKSIEQEEALDFIEGPVWADLKYNWSHGHSTPTLVKVHGGKLYDTYFKPDPTAYKITWTVRNEDFFCLRWGVPSFVRAHIAANNQSYVGGYFLGSETYIPANDYFTTPGAPVNWKFAFERQWLFYKLWGRLLYNPTTPDALFQAEFVRRYGPAAATLLEAYALASSTPLRLASAFDFTWDFSLYSEGMMAFDAAKNVSYISVNQQITQPTLDPNYVSVVDYVKTVSAGGSFGANKITPPLLAALLRQDCQKALTLVQPIKVSANRSLQYEVADVTVWANLGLHFAEKLEAAVALQTYRTNGTKTQKQQAIQHLKAALHYWDEVVAITRPLYRDMPLVHLTEQKGHTWAENNKLRFHWEKLRLDVAKDIELAEKTQFRTGN from the coding sequence ATGCGAATTAATTCCCTGTTTCTGTTTCTCCTTTCGGTTGGTGCTTCTCTCACGGGTGTTGCCCAACGGGTATTCATCCAGCAAATGGAGCCGTCTCGGCAAAGCGTCTATGCGGCAGAGCAGCTAAAAAAAGCGCTTGTTGCCAAAAAATACGCGGTGATAACTAACGCCAGGTCAGCCGAATACACGATTCGGTTAGCGGCTGTCGATACGGAAATAGGAGCTGAATCGTATGTCCTTGCCCCGAAGCCGAATCAACTTACGATTACCGGAGGAGATAAGCGGGGATTGATTTATGGGTCACTTTCGTTGGCGGAAGACCTGCAAAATGGTATTTCTCTGAAAGCGATCGCGGCCCGAAGCGAAAAGCCGCATCTGCCCTTGCGGGCGATAAAATTCGACCTACCCTGGGATACGTATCGGCACAGCTACGCGCTCGATTTGCATTACGATACCTGCCGCGACACGCTGTACTGGAAAGCATTTCTGGACATGATGGTTGCCAATCGGTTCAATGCCTTGAGCTTGTGGAATCTGCATCCGTACACGTTCATGATCAGACCCGCGAATTTTCCGGCCGCAACCCCGTTCGACGACCGGCAGCTGAAGGAATGGCAGACGCTTTTCCACACCCTGTTCAAGATGGCCGAGGAGCGGGCGATTGAGACCTACCTGGTGCCGTTTAATATTTTCACCAGTTCCGAATTCGCCAAAGCCTACAACGTAAATCCCAGGCTGAACAATCTGGAGCACCTCCATTTTATTGATGGCGACACATCGGCCATTGTCAAGCGGTACACGCGGGAGTGCGTTACGCAGGTGCTTCAAGAGTACCCCGAACTGACTGGTTTTGGGCTAACGCTGGGCGAAGCGATGGGCGGCATGTCACCCCAGCAGCGCGAAGACTGGATGAAGGCTACGATCATCGACGGCATGCGACAGGCCGGTCGCAAAACGAAGCTCATCCACCGGATTCCGTTTTCCAGTACAACCGGCTCGTTAGGCGTCACCAGTGTCGAAACCGAGAAGCTGACCCGCAAGTCCATCGAGCAGGAAGAAGCACTGGATTTTATCGAAGGGCCAGTCTGGGCGGATCTGAAATACAACTGGTCACACGGTCACTCAACACCGACGCTGGTGAAAGTCCACGGTGGGAAACTGTACGACACCTATTTTAAACCCGATCCAACAGCGTACAAAATTACCTGGACGGTTCGTAACGAAGATTTTTTCTGCCTGCGGTGGGGCGTTCCCAGTTTCGTCCGCGCGCACATTGCGGCCAATAACCAGTCGTACGTAGGCGGCTACTTTCTGGGCTCGGAAACGTACATTCCGGCCAACGATTACTTCACCACACCCGGTGCGCCCGTCAACTGGAAATTTGCCTTTGAACGGCAGTGGCTCTTTTACAAACTGTGGGGTCGCTTGCTGTATAACCCGACCACGCCAGATGCCCTTTTTCAGGCCGAATTCGTTCGGCGCTACGGCCCCGCAGCGGCAACTTTACTGGAAGCGTATGCGCTGGCATCGTCAACACCTTTACGGCTGGCTTCCGCCTTCGATTTCACGTGGGATTTTTCGCTGTACAGTGAGGGGATGATGGCCTTTGACGCGGCCAAAAACGTATCCTACATTTCCGTAAACCAGCAGATCACGCAACCCACGTTAGACCCGAACTACGTATCCGTCGTTGACTACGTCAAAACGGTATCCGCTGGCGGATCGTTTGGCGCGAACAAAATCACACCACCCCTATTGGCTGCTCTGCTCAGGCAAGACTGCCAGAAAGCTCTTACACTCGTGCAGCCGATTAAGGTATCGGCCAATCGGTCGTTGCAGTACGAAGTTGCCGACGTAACGGTCTGGGCGAATCTGGGGCTGCATTTTGCCGAAAAACTGGAAGCTGCCGTAGCGTTGCAGACCTATCGTACCAACGGTACCAAAACCCAGAAACAGCAGGCTATTCAGCATCTGAAAGCAGCCCTTCACTATTGGGATGAAGTCGTTGCCATCACCCGGCCACTTTACAGGGACATGCCGCTGGTTCATCTGACCGAGCAGAAAGGCCATACCTGGGCAGAAAATAATAAGCTCCGCTTCCACTGGGAGAAGCTCCGCCTCGATGTGGCCAAAGATATTGAACTGGCCGAAAAAACGCAGTTCCGTACGGGTAATTAA
- a CDS encoding VOC family protein translates to MNQLATTLNPYLFFGGSCREAMTFYQRVFGGKLSMSNFGDGPDDAHQDPKANSEAVKSKIMHARLDGDIVLLASDNPHGTEAKNTGQFSLSLEGSDGDRLTGYFEKLAQQGQITAPLIKQFWGDHFGMVIDQYGVNWMVTIRNEKT, encoded by the coding sequence GTGAATCAACTTGCAACGACCCTCAATCCGTATCTCTTCTTCGGTGGTAGTTGCCGGGAGGCCATGACGTTTTATCAGCGTGTTTTCGGCGGTAAGCTGTCCATGTCCAATTTTGGGGACGGGCCCGACGACGCTCATCAGGACCCCAAAGCCAACAGTGAAGCGGTAAAGTCGAAAATTATGCACGCCCGGCTCGATGGCGATATTGTCCTGTTGGCGAGTGATAATCCGCACGGTACTGAGGCTAAAAACACAGGTCAGTTTAGTTTATCGCTCGAAGGCTCCGACGGAGATCGGTTAACCGGGTATTTTGAAAAGCTCGCTCAACAAGGTCAAATTACGGCACCGCTGATCAAGCAGTTCTGGGGGGATCATTTTGGTATGGTAATCGACCAGTACGGAGTAAACTGGATGGTTACTATCAGGAATGAAAAGACCTAG
- a CDS encoding glycoside hydrolase family 43 protein → MFISTKISLAALMLIGGAVETGICQTTATKRDPANPKPLVTDIYTADPSAHVFNGKIYIYPSHDIEANVPQDDEGGHFNMRDYHVFSMDNINGKVTDHGVALDVKDVPWAGRQMWAPDAAYKNGTYYLYFPVKDKEDIFRIGVATSKSPTGPFKAEPAPIPGSYSIDPAVFTDTDGKTYMYFGGIWGGQLQRWHTGKYDKSSNTDLKKDNEPALSAKVVRMSKDMLTFDEPVKDVTIVDKDGKPLLGGDHDRRFFEGAWMHKYKDKYYFSYSTGDTHFLAYATSNSPYGPFTYQGTFMKPVTGWTTHHSIIELNGKWYIFYHDVELTGQTHLRNIKVRELKRKADGSIELITP, encoded by the coding sequence ATGTTTATCTCGACTAAAATTAGTCTTGCCGCCCTCATGCTGATCGGTGGTGCTGTTGAAACAGGCATTTGCCAGACCACCGCCACGAAACGTGATCCTGCGAACCCCAAACCGCTGGTGACCGACATCTACACAGCAGATCCATCGGCCCACGTGTTCAACGGGAAAATTTACATCTACCCATCGCACGACATTGAAGCCAACGTGCCGCAAGACGACGAAGGCGGCCATTTCAACATGCGGGACTACCACGTCTTTTCGATGGACAACATCAATGGCAAGGTGACCGACCACGGTGTCGCACTGGACGTGAAAGATGTTCCGTGGGCAGGTCGGCAGATGTGGGCACCGGATGCCGCGTACAAAAACGGTACGTATTACCTGTACTTTCCGGTCAAGGACAAGGAGGATATCTTCCGGATCGGCGTCGCGACCAGCAAATCGCCAACGGGTCCGTTCAAGGCCGAACCGGCTCCGATTCCCGGCAGCTACAGCATCGACCCGGCGGTTTTTACGGATACCGATGGCAAAACATACATGTACTTCGGTGGTATCTGGGGCGGACAGCTTCAGCGCTGGCATACCGGCAAATATGACAAAAGCTCGAATACGGATCTGAAAAAAGACAACGAGCCCGCCCTGAGTGCCAAGGTCGTTCGGATGAGCAAAGACATGCTCACCTTCGATGAGCCGGTCAAAGACGTGACGATTGTTGATAAAGACGGTAAACCGTTGCTTGGTGGTGACCACGACCGACGCTTTTTTGAAGGAGCCTGGATGCACAAATACAAGGACAAGTATTATTTCTCGTACTCGACCGGCGATACGCACTTTCTGGCCTATGCCACCAGTAACTCGCCCTATGGCCCGTTCACGTACCAGGGAACCTTCATGAAACCCGTGACGGGCTGGACCACCCACCATTCCATCATTGAGCTGAACGGGAAATGGTACATTTTCTATCACGACGTTGAGCTAACCGGGCAAACGCACCTGCGGAACATCAAAGTGCGCGAGCTGAAGCGGAAAGCCGATGGGTCGATCGAGCTGATCACACCCTGA
- a CDS encoding glucuronyl esterase domain-containing protein, protein MKKAMYFLTITALVSVRALGQGRPPEPDSARRAFMAAQAIIQKESAADHAKMLEQLHITALRPGPSGDPKAPNAANVDESQATPYTSLPDPLTLKNGKKVTTAKQWWNERRPEIVEDFDREVYGRVPKNVPKVTWKVVSETKEMNGEFPVITKNLVGHVDNSAYPSINVDIELTLSTPANATSAVPVMMSYGFRFPAGFRMPTATAATSGTATQAAKPEPTWQQQLLAKGWGYAILYPTSYQADNGAGLTKGIIGLVNKGQPRKPDDWGALRAWAWGASRAVDYFETDKAVNAKKVGIEGLSRYGKATIVTMAYEPRFAIAFVGSSGEGGVKIHRRKFGEQVENVASSAEYHWMAGNFIKYAGPLTPNDLPVDAHELVALCAPRPVFISSGSPAVEGNWVDAKGMFLGGAYAGPVYKLLGKKDMGTMTFPSIETALVDGDIAFRQHSGGHTTGPNWPTFLRYADRYFN, encoded by the coding sequence ATGAAAAAAGCAATGTATTTTCTGACGATCACGGCTCTGGTTAGTGTCAGGGCACTGGGGCAGGGGCGACCGCCGGAACCTGATTCGGCCAGACGCGCCTTTATGGCTGCTCAGGCGATTATTCAGAAAGAGTCGGCAGCAGACCATGCCAAGATGTTGGAACAGTTGCACATTACTGCACTGCGGCCTGGCCCGTCGGGTGATCCGAAAGCGCCCAATGCGGCTAACGTCGATGAGTCGCAGGCAACGCCCTACACCAGCCTGCCCGATCCCCTGACGCTGAAAAACGGTAAGAAAGTAACGACCGCCAAGCAGTGGTGGAACGAGCGTCGTCCCGAAATCGTGGAGGATTTCGACCGGGAAGTCTACGGTCGGGTCCCGAAGAATGTTCCGAAGGTTACGTGGAAGGTGGTCAGCGAAACCAAAGAGATGAACGGTGAATTTCCCGTCATTACCAAAAATCTGGTGGGTCACGTCGATAACTCGGCTTATCCGTCGATCAACGTTGATATTGAGTTGACCCTCTCGACTCCTGCCAATGCGACCAGTGCGGTGCCCGTCATGATGAGTTATGGTTTCCGCTTCCCGGCTGGTTTTCGGATGCCAACGGCCACCGCAGCGACTTCGGGAACCGCAACACAAGCCGCCAAACCTGAACCTACCTGGCAGCAGCAGCTCCTGGCCAAGGGGTGGGGGTATGCTATTCTGTATCCCACCAGCTATCAGGCTGACAACGGAGCCGGTCTGACAAAAGGTATCATCGGACTGGTCAACAAAGGACAGCCGCGCAAACCCGACGACTGGGGAGCGTTGCGGGCCTGGGCGTGGGGAGCCAGCCGGGCGGTGGATTATTTTGAAACCGACAAAGCCGTAAACGCTAAAAAGGTGGGGATCGAAGGATTGTCCCGCTACGGCAAAGCGACGATCGTGACGATGGCCTACGAACCCCGTTTCGCCATTGCGTTCGTTGGTTCATCGGGTGAAGGGGGCGTTAAGATTCACCGTCGTAAGTTCGGTGAGCAGGTCGAGAACGTAGCCTCTTCCGCTGAGTATCATTGGATGGCGGGTAATTTTATCAAATATGCCGGCCCATTGACACCCAATGACTTACCCGTCGATGCGCATGAGCTAGTCGCTTTATGTGCACCACGACCGGTTTTTATCAGTTCGGGCTCCCCCGCTGTAGAAGGTAACTGGGTCGATGCAAAAGGCATGTTTCTGGGCGGAGCCTACGCGGGGCCTGTCTATAAACTGCTGGGCAAAAAAGATATGGGAACTATGACGTTTCCGTCCATTGAGACGGCCCTTGTCGATGGTGACATTGCGTTTCGCCAGCACAGTGGCGGGCACACGACCGGCCCGAACTGGCCAACTTTTTTACGGTATGCAGACCGCTATTTTAACTAA
- a CDS encoding GH35 family beta-galactosidase translates to MKLVLLWFGSWKNSMSCYVPAWVKTDTKRFPRVQTKAGKAVEILTPFGTNSLNADVKAFSALMRHIREVDERQQTVIMVQVENEIGMLPEARDHSALANAAFEQPVPKSLIQHLQTHKASLAPAMRTTWQANGTKTSGNWETVFGKSLATDELFIAWYLAQYTDKVTQAGKAIYPIPMFVNAALNRPNVKPGDYPSGGPLPHIIDIWKAGAPTLDFLSPDFYNPDFKYWNDLYTRPDNPLFIPEIRFEPSDAAKVFYAIGHYQGMGFSPFSIESTDKPADDPIAKSYNVLAQLSSTILEHQGKGVMNGVLFDRKATSDTVRLGGYTFICKHDYTLGWSPKAKDEEWPMTGGLIIQTGPDEFTIAGSGIVITCFSDRPQTPNAGILQLDEGTYVDGNWKPGRRMNGDQDHQGRHIRIPVGECGIQKLTLYRF, encoded by the coding sequence ATCAAGCTCGTTTTGCTATGGTTTGGTAGCTGGAAAAACAGCATGTCGTGCTACGTACCGGCCTGGGTAAAAACGGACACGAAACGATTCCCCAGGGTGCAAACGAAGGCCGGGAAAGCCGTTGAAATCCTCACGCCCTTTGGCACCAACAGCCTCAATGCCGACGTGAAAGCGTTCAGTGCCCTGATGCGACACATTCGCGAGGTCGACGAGCGGCAGCAAACGGTGATCATGGTTCAGGTTGAAAACGAAATCGGTATGCTGCCCGAAGCCCGCGACCATTCTGCACTGGCAAATGCAGCTTTTGAACAACCCGTCCCTAAATCACTCATCCAGCATTTACAGACCCACAAAGCGTCGCTTGCCCCAGCCATGCGGACGACCTGGCAAGCGAATGGCACCAAAACAAGTGGCAACTGGGAAACGGTATTTGGCAAAAGTCTGGCTACCGACGAGCTGTTCATCGCCTGGTATCTGGCTCAGTACACAGACAAAGTAACCCAGGCGGGCAAGGCGATCTACCCGATTCCCATGTTTGTGAACGCGGCTCTGAATCGTCCGAATGTCAAACCCGGTGATTACCCGAGTGGTGGACCACTGCCGCATATCATCGACATCTGGAAAGCGGGCGCACCCACGCTGGATTTCCTGTCGCCGGACTTTTACAATCCAGATTTCAAGTACTGGAACGATCTGTACACCCGCCCCGACAATCCGCTGTTTATTCCCGAGATTCGTTTTGAACCTTCCGATGCCGCCAAGGTTTTTTACGCCATCGGTCATTACCAGGGCATGGGTTTTTCGCCCTTCTCGATTGAGTCGACGGACAAACCCGCTGACGATCCGATCGCTAAAAGCTATAACGTGCTGGCCCAACTCAGTTCTACCATTCTTGAACATCAGGGAAAAGGGGTGATGAATGGTGTACTTTTCGACAGAAAAGCGACCAGCGACACTGTTCGACTGGGCGGCTATACGTTTATCTGCAAGCATGATTACACCCTGGGCTGGTCGCCGAAAGCGAAGGACGAGGAATGGCCGATGACGGGCGGATTGATCATCCAGACGGGTCCTGATGAGTTTACAATTGCCGGATCAGGCATTGTGATTACCTGTTTCTCCGATCGACCCCAGACCCCGAACGCGGGTATTTTGCAATTGGACGAGGGTACTTACGTGGATGGCAACTGGAAACCGGGTCGTCGGATGAACGGCGATCAGGACCATCAGGGACGACACATTCGCATCCCAGTCGGGGAATGTGGTATCCAGAAATTGACCCTATATCGTTTTTAA
- a CDS encoding RNA polymerase sigma factor: MDLQAFKQRILPVQGRLFRLASLFLRNREEAEDAMQDVLLRLWTNRQQLDAYHSVEALAVQMTKNLCLDRLKSPLRQKLSDDSGLLTVQAETVSPYRQTELTDSAVLIKRLMDELPEQQKFILHLRDVEEYSFEEIEQVTGLSVNNIRVILSRARQRLRDNYLKVNDYEAGH; encoded by the coding sequence ATGGATTTACAAGCCTTCAAACAACGCATCCTGCCCGTTCAGGGCCGTCTTTTTCGGCTGGCGAGTCTGTTTCTGCGCAATCGCGAAGAAGCCGAAGACGCCATGCAGGATGTGTTGCTAAGGCTCTGGACCAACCGCCAACAGCTGGATGCGTACCATAGTGTGGAAGCGCTGGCTGTTCAGATGACCAAAAATCTGTGTCTGGACCGGTTAAAATCTCCCCTCAGGCAGAAATTATCGGACGACTCCGGTTTACTGACGGTACAGGCCGAAACGGTCTCCCCGTATCGGCAAACCGAGCTAACCGACAGTGCGGTACTAATCAAACGCCTGATGGACGAACTGCCGGAACAGCAGAAATTCATTCTTCATCTGCGCGATGTGGAGGAGTATTCGTTCGAAGAAATCGAACAGGTAACCGGCCTTAGCGTCAATAATATTCGCGTAATTCTGTCGCGGGCACGTCAACGCCTGCGGGACAATTACTTAAAAGTCAACGATTATGAAGCTGGACATTGA
- a CDS encoding HEAT repeat domain-containing protein: MKLDIDALLEKYYKGETTLAEEKQLRDFFQQDTVPAHLMSHAAQFRFFTEARTQHPSMAFSNRLAATLSASEPTGLRRLTSWTTRIAASVALLLLGFLGGRLYDHRQAGGTKNQPVASADGDVAPASEMKKVLAFERMPKTSASERIQAVNQSYELTQVDRAITQLLINTLNFDANVNVRLAACQALTRFENEPEVREALIQSLAIQTDPNVQLTLIDVLVSIKEKRAVDEIQRLVQNQNVLDVVRTRAEEGINRLNKTSNAPS, encoded by the coding sequence ATGAAGCTGGACATTGATGCTTTACTCGAGAAATACTACAAAGGAGAAACGACACTGGCGGAAGAGAAACAGCTGCGTGATTTCTTTCAGCAGGACACCGTACCGGCCCATCTGATGAGCCACGCGGCCCAGTTTCGCTTCTTCACCGAAGCCCGGACGCAGCACCCGTCCATGGCCTTCTCGAACCGTCTGGCGGCAACACTGAGCGCTTCCGAACCAACCGGCCTCCGGAGGCTCACCAGCTGGACCACGCGCATAGCCGCCAGTGTCGCGTTGTTGCTACTGGGCTTTTTGGGCGGACGACTTTACGATCACCGGCAAGCGGGCGGGACCAAAAACCAACCCGTTGCATCGGCAGATGGTGACGTAGCACCCGCCAGCGAAATGAAGAAAGTGCTGGCGTTTGAACGGATGCCGAAAACGTCGGCCAGCGAACGGATTCAGGCAGTGAACCAGAGCTACGAACTGACGCAGGTTGACCGCGCCATTACGCAGTTGCTGATCAATACGCTGAACTTCGACGCCAATGTCAACGTGCGGCTAGCCGCCTGTCAGGCATTAACGCGCTTCGAAAACGAGCCGGAGGTACGGGAAGCGCTGATTCAATCGCTTGCGATTCAGACCGACCCGAATGTTCAGTTGACACTGATCGACGTGCTGGTTTCGATCAAAGAAAAACGCGCTGTAGACGAAATCCAGCGGCTTGTCCAGAATCAGAACGTGCTGGATGTTGTTCGCACCAGAGCTGAAGAAGGCATCAATCGACTCAATAAAACCAGTAATGCGCCGTCCTGA
- a CDS encoding DUF4097 family beta strand repeat-containing protein encodes MKKLLLLSAGIVWGMTTAQAQEFKTKLANAKDRKVTIEMAAADIRIEGHNSDEVIIQATSGFEAPPERAKGLKPLYNNAVDNSGIGLAVTTEGNGLKIEKATRKSVKYTVRLPRKVAILFSQTNWQGGSDIKISNMDGDLEVRTLNADIDLTNVTGPVVANTTSGEIKVVFSALSQDKPTAISTISGPIDITLPASSKANMQLRSISGEMYTDFDLGMKTTKDGMSKVGGGQNIEGTANGGGVEMQLKTINSNIYIRKQK; translated from the coding sequence ATGAAAAAGTTGCTCCTGCTGAGTGCCGGTATTGTTTGGGGTATGACTACTGCCCAGGCTCAGGAATTCAAGACAAAACTGGCCAATGCCAAAGATCGAAAAGTGACCATTGAGATGGCAGCCGCCGATATTAGAATCGAAGGGCACAACAGCGACGAGGTCATCATCCAGGCCACGTCGGGCTTCGAGGCCCCCCCCGAACGCGCCAAAGGGCTGAAGCCTCTCTACAATAACGCAGTCGATAACTCGGGCATCGGCCTGGCCGTAACGACCGAAGGCAACGGACTCAAGATCGAAAAAGCGACCCGCAAATCGGTAAAGTATACGGTTCGATTGCCCCGAAAAGTAGCCATCCTGTTTTCGCAGACGAACTGGCAGGGCGGGTCTGACATCAAGATCAGCAATATGGACGGCGATCTCGAAGTGCGTACGCTCAACGCAGACATCGATCTCACGAACGTAACGGGACCCGTTGTTGCCAACACAACAAGCGGAGAAATAAAAGTGGTTTTTTCGGCTCTCAGCCAGGATAAGCCCACCGCCATATCGACCATCAGTGGACCAATCGATATTACGCTTCCAGCTAGTTCCAAAGCGAACATGCAGCTCCGGTCGATCAGTGGTGAGATGTACACTGATTTTGATCTGGGCATGAAAACGACCAAAGACGGGATGTCGAAAGTAGGCGGTGGTCAGAACATTGAAGGAACCGCGAATGGCGGTGGCGTTGAAATGCAACTCAAAACGATTAACAGCAATATCTATATCCGTAAACAAAAGTGA
- a CDS encoding DUF4097 family beta strand repeat-containing protein, producing MKLLVYLFLTGFFVSPTLAQKIIQKTLAVAPNQRVNLNLKFADSIQIRYWDKSEISVRIAATVNGGRLNDALLVTTGSTDQEVSVKTDFDNDLLKQGKAEDCPGTHSTWQTERNGQRYYVCSEINYQVYLPKKAQLSVESINGNIDIRGATAAVFAKTISGFVDMTWPTGQGANLSVKTITGEVYSDLAIDFKNKKEKHPIVGYLLEGTTNGGGPSVHLESISNNIFLRKNE from the coding sequence ATGAAACTACTCGTGTATCTCTTCCTGACCGGGTTCTTCGTTAGCCCAACCCTTGCCCAGAAAATCATTCAGAAAACGCTGGCGGTCGCACCAAATCAACGGGTAAATCTGAACCTGAAATTCGCCGACAGCATCCAGATACGCTATTGGGACAAATCGGAGATCTCGGTGCGTATAGCCGCCACCGTTAACGGAGGACGTCTGAACGATGCACTGCTGGTTACGACCGGCTCGACCGATCAGGAAGTCAGCGTCAAAACCGATTTCGATAATGACCTACTGAAACAGGGCAAAGCCGAAGACTGTCCCGGCACCCACTCAACCTGGCAAACAGAACGCAACGGCCAGCGTTATTACGTATGCAGCGAGATCAATTACCAGGTTTATCTACCCAAAAAGGCGCAACTGAGCGTTGAATCGATCAACGGTAACATCGACATTCGGGGCGCAACAGCCGCCGTATTTGCCAAAACGATCAGCGGCTTTGTCGATATGACCTGGCCCACCGGGCAAGGCGCTAACCTCTCGGTGAAAACGATAACGGGCGAAGTCTACTCGGACCTGGCTATCGACTTCAAGAACAAGAAGGAAAAGCACCCCATTGTCGGTTACCTGCTGGAAGGAACGACGAACGGCGGAGGCCCCAGTGTCCATCTGGAATCCATCAGCAACAATATTTTCTTACGCAAGAACGAGTGA